Part of the Amblyomma americanum isolate KBUSLIRL-KWMA chromosome 7, ASM5285725v1, whole genome shotgun sequence genome, GCTCTCTACTTTAAATTCATAGGtgcctgggagccctcatactgCTCCTGGCTATGTGGTGCCAcggttaagcaatgtgccactgccctgcgatggtaggtgccGCCACCGGTGGGGATTGGGCGAACCAGGTTGCAAATCTCAAGGTCATGGCGAAAGGCTTCGGACAAACAATGATGACCGAAATCTCAGGTTGAGTGTTTTAGTGCTAGTTCACTAAAAGAGTATTGTACTGAAAATCCGGAGCAGTTAAAAGCGATGCAATTCGCCGAAGTGATTCCGGACATCTCGACCGATTCCCGCTTGTTAGTTTAGCTGCATCATCAGGAGGGAAGAGTTCATTGTCAATAGAACTTTTACAGAATTAATGTTCTAGTTTTATCGCGTGGGCATATTATCTGCTTCGCAAGCGATCGTTAACAAAAAGTGATGCATCATAATGATGTGGAAGTTTCAAATTCTCACTAAAATAAAAGAGGGCCGACAACAGGCTACGCTCGTACACTCTAAGCACGGATACGCCCATATGAGAGTAAACAAGGAGTAAGATGTTCTTTGGGGTGCaccattttataaaagggagtgcactagagcacagcttactctctttttaatcctttctgttcagagtgctATAGCTGCCATGCGCTTGCCTTTTGCCTGAGGTCCGTGTGGCGTCGTGTGAGGATATTGGCCTCCTGGGTAGCGGTGCGGAAGGCTGCTTCCCTGTCGCCTTCCGGCGTGTCCGGAAGCGCCTCGCGGAGGCAGAGCGCCCGCTTCGCCTCCAGGTCGAGCTTCTCCTGCAAACGAACACATGTCTCTCTATTGCACGTTCCCAGCCTGCGCCATGGTGGAAGCACTTGACAAAGCTGAGCTGGAAGCTGAGCAGTGCTGTTCTAACTTGCCCAATCCGATACACTACGTAGGAGATGCCACGTACGGTCCTACCGTAGCCGATTCTTATATCATGGCACTTCACCGTGAGCCGACCAGGACCAGGTTATGGCGCctggctgctgtcccgaaagacgcgggttcgattccggccgcagcggtcggatttcgatggaggtgaaattctagaggcccgtgtactgtgcgatgtcagtgcacgttaaggtggtggaaatttccggtgtcctccactacggcgtctctcatagcctgagtcgctttgggacgttaattccccataaaccaaactattaGTTTCGGCAAAAAATGTGATCGTTCATGTGAATTAGAGAAGAAATAAATAATATTTCTTGAAAGAGCAATGCTAAGCAGCACGTCACCCGCCATTTTCATGGAGAAAGATATTTCAGCGCCAATATATTTTTGTTCCGGGTTTCTAACGATATGGGCATCTTCGAAACAAAACTTACTATACGACCCCTTGCGTGTCTTTTTGGAAGATGCCGGCCGCGGTCTCTCGATTTCATTGTTTTGAACCGTTGCAAGCCCTTACGCAGAATTTTGTATACACACCGGTAGGAAATTAGCGCTTTGTGTTTCGCATTGCCGACGATAATAATTGtcgtggagatcggattttcagaatacctaaactatctaagaggcaggagaattagatgTTCCCCACCACATAAGAGCCTAACACAATAAGAAGCAGTTAGTTggcgggaacattctttaacctacatatacttagcaagatgtatcctacacagtatatgAACACATTCCCGTGATGCGGgccaacccccacgctttaccatataacctgggagtgtaagcgaaactacacgttccaccaacacaaaaccccgagtgcggagcagtgggagagccggctcaccatcTGCGAGCTCGCcacccaaagggcaatggtgcagcacgcaagcgaagcagcgcgactcagtggagccctgggcTAGGCGCCCAACCCTGTTTGAAGGTCAAGAGTGTGcggcgatgaagacgaagaccgaacgctaaactcTTAAttgaccaaataaagtttttctttctctctctccctcgtccCCTCCGCATAACTCGAAATCAAGTCTAGATGATATAACGACGCAGGCTATCAGCCATGCCCGGAGTACTTGTAacgcctgtttcacacgcaagcgaaccgctcgcgaatgcagccgccgcggcgaaTACACCCTTTctcatggcgcgttcacacttggacattcggcggtgAGAGGAAGCggaaatccgcggccgccgaatgctgtctcgttcacacttcccggaccggccgcggtggctcagtggttagggcgctcgactactgatccggagtacccgggttcgaacccgaccgcggcagctgcgtttttatggaggaaatacgctaaggcgcccgtgtgctgtgcgatgtcagtgcacattaaagatccccaggtggtcgaaattattccggagccctccactacggcacctccttcttcccttcttctttcactccccccttgtcccttcccttacggcgcggttcaggtgtccaaagatatatgagacagatactgcgccatttcctttccccaaaaaccaattataatatattATAATTATatacacttcccggccaccgcatcgccgctcatcgtctgtgtgtcgtctgctcacggcgtacacagatgtggcaagaggttaatcgatgctgtctacataccaaaaccttatgcacgcttgcgtacgctaaatgcagctattttgtcggacgttacgacatttctaacattctcactttttaaacgcCCAGTAGCGCTATCTGGTGGTTAGGGCAgtaaccattgttgtcaacaactcAACGCCCTTTTAAGCCTAAaagggaagaatcgtcacccgaaataaaaattaaagcaaatttatcgctgaaacgttttcttatgggcgagataagacaaagcgaaagaccgctggctcttttatggcctgtgaacgtgctgaaaaatgcagtaacagcgacgaaaatagtccgaagcgaggcgtcctgcatcgaaggacgccgccatgtttgtcgccgcgggtactcgccttcggaagctccagcggcttgagcggcgaggttcgggcaagttgaaaatttttgcggcggcgacgcggcagcaccgcatctcagcCAATGAcagcccggcgttgccacgcgagtttgtacgctgcacgtacgaacttttgtttaaaaacgaaattgtataaagtgctgtttaatgcttaaaacgcaaaagttatatttatttaaataaactgtgaaaagaaatgacaacaTAATGATTATATATTACGCTTTTtggtgtttgcaggccaccaaaaccggttgcaagcgcatatcttttgccagccaCATTAATTTCGAAGCGGTGGGAAaagcgcagcggcgatgcatgggaaacgaaagctcgcgaaccgcttcgcagcgccgcgccgctgttcgccatttcgcttgcacgtgaaccgcccttaaggctccttttaaggcgaaaacctttaatggctcatcgttgtccgtccgttcgtccgcgAAATCTGTTACACTATAGCTGCCAATCAAATGGCGTCGATTCGATACGAAAAACGATCCTTTTgtacggcgggattcgaaccaccacctTTCCGATCCGGAGCCGAGCATGCTAACGATTACGCTACTTCTTGCCAACGTATAAGTAGTTCTTCTTATCTGCCCATTATTCCTAGTTGCATGGGCCAGGGACACactatttttcattctttttaacaGTCCCACAGTCATTTTTGCCGAGCGTAAGGGCGCTGGAGAGTGTTTCCAGAAAGGTGTCGAATGAAACGGATGTCTCCCGAACACCCTCTAGTGTCTCCGGCATTTAAGATTCGCAAACAATTGTGCagttaattaacatcttaaccccacatcagtgacacaagcaacaacaccgctctaaaggctttcgcttccccgcactttaggtcaacaaagcgcCCCCCTGATTTTTTATTTGGTCAACTAaactaccccgccgcggtggctcagtggttagggcgctcgactactgatccggagttcccgggttcgaacccgaccgcgacggctgcgtttttatggaggaaaaacgctaaggcgcccgtgtgctgtgcgatgtcagtgcacgttaaagatccccaggtggtcgaaattattccggagccctccactacggcacctccttcttccttccttctttcactccctcctttacccttcccttacggcgcggttcaggtgtccaacgatatatgagacagatactgcgccatttcctttcccccaaaaaaaccaattattattattatcaactaAACTACAAGTGCAGCACACTGTAAATAACATTTTACAGTGTCAACGAGAAGCTCACTGCTTAATATTTTGTGGAGCTTCATTTTTCCGAGCAGCGAGAAAGCTCATTGTCAAGCACGGAATagagatgaacgatgtgcgcacaACTTTCGAtgaaccacatacacgggagaaacacaaggactggtgCAActtgtgtccttgtgtttttcccGTGTATGTGGATCGTCGAAAGTTTtggcacatcgttcatctgtatcaccatgcaccaactaggcccaacagaagtgttattcaAGCACGGAAAGTTGCGTTTTCAAAGCATTGTacaggccgcggtggctcagtggttagggtgctcgactactgatacggagttcccgggttcgaacccgaccgcgggggctgcgtttttatggaggaaaaacgctaaggctatgagatgtgctgtgcgatgtcaatgcacgttaaagatcctcaggtggccgaaattattccggagccctccactacggcacctctttcttcctttcttctttccctccctcctttatcccttcccttagagcgcggttcaggtgtccaacgatatatgagacagatactgcgccatttactttcccccaaacctattattattattattaatattattattattattattattaaaattattattattattattattattattattaatattattcaaAGCATTGTGACAACGGAATTACCGCTAGAGCCCACAAGAATTCGGCTGCAGAGCTGAGACAGGTGTACTGGGTAGCATGGAAACGAAAATGATATAGATAGAATTGTCAATATAGTTAGAAGCCTTGCAGTCGCATCTTTTGTGCccataatgccttgcatctatgTTCCTACTTCAACTTAAATATTTTGAGCTACACATGGTAGCTGCATCCGAGCTCAGTAGATGCAGCCCAAcgactataataataataataattggttttgggggaaagcaaatggcgcagtatctgtctcatatcgttggacacctgaaccgcgccgtaaggggagggatgaaggagggtgtgaaagaagaaaggaagtgagaggtgctgtagtggagggctccggaatattttcgaccacctgggagtctttaatgtgcactgacatcgcacagcacacgggcgccttagcgtttttccttcataaaaacgccggaataatttcgaccacctggggatttttaacgtgcactgatatcgcacagcacacgaccgccttagcgttgtgcctccataaaaacgcagccgccgcgtttttatgctataataataataatattaattggtttttggagaaagaaaatggcgcagtatctgtctcgtatatcgttggacacctgaaccgcgccgtaacggaagggataacggagggagtgaaagaagaaaggaagaagaggtgccgtagtggagggctccggaataatttcgaccacctggggatctttagttcTAGTTTTCATAAAAGGAGAGTGCAAGCGAATATTGTAGTACTTTCAACCTATTTATTGAAATTTATGTTTATGTATTTCTCTTTGTCTTTTTATAGTGTTATATATAGCTCAGACTGATAAAATACAAAATATGTAATCAAAGGACAACTTCTACAACTCGTTTCGAGTTCTGGGGTCCCACCTGTAAAAAAACAAACGTGCACCTATCTTAAGTTAATAaacgttgattgattgattgattgattgattgattataaGTGCGCGCGTATTTAACTGGCCATCATATCGGCGCTATTTAGTATAAATGATTGAGTTGACTGACGCCGCGGAGTTGTGCTGTGGTACCGTCCACTACGGAGTACCATTCGCATAAAATCGTTTGCCTCAAGAATAGACCGTACAGGGCGCGGTTTATTCTCAGGCAGCAACAATGAACTCACCTCATCAGAATCTGGGAACATCACGCTGTCCGCTATGCACCTTCGCACCTGGAATGAAAATAGTGCAATTTATGAGCACCGTGGTTAGCGCTGTAGAATATGATTTTGCTTACAAGCGTTAGCGTGCACAGGTGCCGCAAACTGCAGGCGTCAAAGCGCATGTGCTGTTTGCATCTGGCGGAGCCAATATAGATTAAAGCTTTGCTAAAACTATATTGTTTACGAGAactctaaaacagcgcgaaatagCATGTCCTGACCTTAGACCCTTGATCTTGCGTCAAATGCACACAGTGCTGGTGGCCGCATTTCTACTCTCGTTAAGTGAAAAATAAGGAACAGTGGTATCATGCAGTGAGGTTTTGGCGCACGCTAATGAAACATTGCGGAGTGTTCAAATAATCTTGCGGTCGTCACTCGTGCCGGAAACTTTCTTAAGGAATCTACTTTTTTAAACCCAGAGTTACCATCGGTTGGTTTTGAAATCTCTTGACTTTGGTTGCTTCTCTTTATTTTGTGCTTGATATTTTGTTCCTGTGATGTATATTGTACATTTTTTTCGTGTGCTCAGCGCTGCAAATTGAACCTTGAGGgcgtataaaaaaaaagaaacggaaaatTTTGCGTGCACAATCGACTAATTACTCATCAAACAGTGTGCTTTTTGACAAGCCCTGGTTTCACGCTAAAAGAGAGCATTCTATTTTACCCACATTCACCGCTGCAGCACAAACATAAAGCCAGACTCTCCAGTCGCAATTTTGAGTGACTAGCAAAGCGAAATGATCACGGTGCAAAAGGAACAGCAGCTGCAATAAGGCACTTGTCAGTTCTGGAGAAGAATAAATTGTCAAATCATAAAGCTCAACGATAATAGCCATGTAGCACAGTGCTAAGGCTAACATGAAGCATTAAGCACGTATGCACTCGCCGATGCTAAATTTTTCTGCGACCCCTTGTGCCTCTGCTAGAACAGAACGTCGCGCAAAACAGGAAAGAGAAAAGGCTTAAGTTGTGCCTCATTGTCTGGCCCCATGAGAGAATTCACACCGTATGTGGACGACCATGGATGACATTAATTGTCGGCGGTGTTCTTCGCATAAAGGCCAAAATTCTATGAATAAAGAAGGTTTGCTAAAATTGAACAAATATTTGGCTTTCCGCTCGCAAATAACTCGGACGAGCCGATCATGCGTCACCCTTTCGATTGGGCTGTGCCGGCAGCTCCTGTAAGACTCCAGTTTCATAAGAGAATGATAAAAAATACGCTTTGAGTGCTAGCGCATCAAGGAACACGAAGACAGGAGCAATGCACTGCGCAGAGACAGGACGCCGCTGATCAATGATGCtgaaaaattttcttcaaccaCTTCCGCTCTTCGTTTTGTGGTGTAGCAGAATTTTTCTCTATTAGCTTCCATCCCGACAAGGTGATATGCGTTGCACCGAGGCGCGGGAAACCTTCTTCACCTGCGTCACTGTCCAGAAGGCTGCGCTGCTCATGTTGGTGGCCTCGACGACGATTCGGCAGGCCTCCCTGTCTCGCTGCGAAGCCTCCACGGAGGGTAGCACAGCCGCCATGCACTTTGCCTTGTGGACATCGTACGAACGGTCGCGCTGCATGTTGTAGTTGACCGGCGTTCGATGTAGATGTTATTATTAGTTTGTGCAGAACGCACCATGATACAGTCACCAAGGAAATTTTTGTGCAGGCATCCTGAGCTTGAAAATTCACATTTTTATGAGCTCATATTTCTGGCATTGCCACCAGACAAAAGAAGGCGCATATGATCTAGAAGGTTATTACATGAGATAGCTCCTGCCTTTGAACCATTGTGAGAATCTTCGTATTAactgttcgttttatattgcgAAGCAGCGACACCCCAGGAGATCGTTATGATCCAGGTAGAGACTGGGGGCGGATATCCACTCTGGAGTGCTCTTTGTACTGCCGATAACAGACCGCTTCCCTGATTTGAATTACCTTCTTACTAGCTATTTACATTCAGCAAATTCTCCTCATCTTATTAAAAAAATCGTGGGCGTTTAATGTGATGTTCCTTCATGGGCTAGTCTAGAGTGCTTAGAGAAATCCCCCATGGCGTAGTAGATTTCGAATACTGGTGTAATTATTTATCACCAACCACCCAAACTAATCCAGACGGATACAAAGGTAAAGTAAACGTATGATCTTGCATATGTATTAGGCAGTCCGGAGGTCCCTGTACAAGTACACTTATGGAGAGACAAAATGAGGGATCCGAAATAGACATCAACAATGCAAGTGCTATAATTTCATTGCTAAGGAGGTACCTGAAAAGTAGTGCGGTACTTCCCAGACCTTGGGATGTCAGGGCAACGCAGAGAAACTTGAACACCTGTTAGGTGTTTGAGACGCTTTTGAGGCTCATGGCGCATACTTCTCTACTTTTTGAACGCGCTTTGCTTTTCATGGCAGCCTTTGAACCACTGAGACGCATTTTTTGTCCATGCTCTCTATATCCAAATCCACTGTGTGCTAGGATAAACAAGCTCTGCATTCGCGAGTAACATTTACAACCACCGCTCTCTGTTAGTCGATAATAGCACCTCGATCCTCACGACCACAGCACCAAAATTTCCAATAAAGAAAGTGGTATCGAAATCTTCCTGTTAAGTTTGTATCCTGGGAGAATGGGTAACACCGCCGCCAGATGTTTACAAATGTGCCACTGTGACGAGACCCACGGATATCGCAAAATCATGCTACGTTGGGTAGATTAGAGATCCGATGCTCACTGCATTGGAGAGTACTG contains:
- the LOC144097313 gene encoding uncharacterized protein LOC144097313, whose product is MVHACSAAHALLLAAWLSSGASAASSKAGKGVVGDTYPCKSVFEPAVPFGMKFFERWPQEIRMKHMACHNISAQEALERDRSYDVHKAKCMAAVLPSVEASQRDREACRIVVEATNMSSAAFWTVTQVRRCIADSVMFPDSDEEKLDLEAKRALCLREALPDTPEGDREAAFRTATQEANILTRRHTDLRQKLETCMHEYLLHIEASTCFHRSLFIRYWR